A single region of the Populus nigra chromosome 2, ddPopNigr1.1, whole genome shotgun sequence genome encodes:
- the LOC133681607 gene encoding BTB/POZ domain-containing protein POB1-like isoform X1 has protein sequence MMRGSNSDLFDPRTEMESDSTRGGSASDGDFGFAFNDSNFSDRLLRIEIMGGSAESRADGEGCTSIIDWARHRKRRREDIKKDNNNGDLSVGAEEQILGSNQPDMDDCVVGDNQDEEGEAMVEVSPSDDEAGDGNESSWSMDCSTVVRVKTLHISSPILAAKSPFFYKLFSNGMRESEQRHVTLRINASEEAALMELMNFMYSNTLTASQAPQLLDVLMAADKFEVASCMRYCSRQLRNLSMTPESALLYLELPSSVLMAEAVQPLTDAAKQYLAARYKDMTKFQEEVMALPLAGIEAILSSDDLQVASEDAVYDFVLKWARAQYPKLEERREVLGARLARYIRFPYMTCRKLKKVLTCTDFEHDAASKLVLEALFFKGEPPHRQRTLAAEESATSNRRFVERAYKYRPVKVVEFELPRQQCVVYLDLKREECANLFPSGRVYSQAFHLGGQGFFLSAHCNMDQQSSFHCFGLFLGMQEKGSVSFAVDYEFAARSKPTEEFVSKYKGNYTFTGGKAVGYRNLFAIPWTSFMAEDSLYFINGVLHLRAELTIRL, from the exons ATGATGAGAGGGTCGAATTCGGATCTATTTGACCCAAGAACGGAGATGGAGTCCGATTCTACGCGTGGAGGTTCTGCTTCCGATGGAGATTTCGGGTTTGCTTTTAATGATAGTAATTTCTCTGACCGGCTTCTCCGGATCGAGATCATGGGCGGCTCGGCTGAGAGTAGAGCCGATGGTGAAGGGTGCACGAGTATTATTGATTGGGCTAGGCATCGTAAGAGGAGGAGAGAAGATATCAAGAAGGATAATAATAACG GTGATCTATCTGTAGGTGCGGAGGAGCAGATTTTAGGTAGTAACCAACCTGACATGGATGATTGTGTGGTGGGTGACAATCAAGATGAGGAAGGAGAGGCAATGGTTGAAGTGTCACCTTCAG ATGATGAAGCTGGAGATGGTAATGAGTCATCCTGGAGCATGGATTGTTCTACAGTTGTGAGAGTTAAAACATTACACATCAGCTCTCCTATTTTAGCTGCCAAAAGTCCATTTTTCTATAAG CTCTTCTCTAATGGAATGAGGGAGTCAGAACAGCGGCACGTGACACTACGCATCAATGCCTCTG AGGAAGCTGCCCTTATGGAGTTAATGAATTTTATGTACAGCAATACCTTAACTGCTTCTCAGGCTCCCCAATTGCTTGACGTGCTAATGGCTGCCGACAAGTTTGAGGTTGCTTCATGCATGAGGTATTGCAGCCGACAGTTGCGTAACCTATCCATGACGCCAGAGTCTGCTTTGCTTTATCTGGAGCTCCCATCAAGTGTCTTGATGGCTGAAGCTGTCCAGCCATTGACTGACGCAGCAAAGCAATACCTTGCAGCCCGTTACAAGGACATGACCAA GTTCCAAGAAGAGGTAATGGCCCTGCCCTTGGCTGGAATTGAGGCAATATTATCTAGTGATGACCTGCAGGTGGCTTCAGAAGATGCTGTATATGACTTTGTATTGAAGTGGGCAAGGGCTCAGTATCCAAAATTGGAGGAACGGCGTGAAGTCCTTGGCGCACGCTTAGCACGCTACATTCGCTTCCCTTACATGACTTGCCGGAAGCTTAAGAAAGTTTTAACCTGTACTGACTTTGAGCATGATGCCGCATCCAAGCTTGTTCTTGAGGCTCTCTTTTTTAAGGGCGAGCCGCCACATCGGCAGCGAACCCTGGCAGCAGAGGAATCGGCCACCTCAAATCGTCGTTTTGTGGAGCGTGCATACAAGTATCGGCCTGTTAAAGTGGTAGAGTTTGAATTACCCAGGCAGCAGTGTGTGGTGTACCTAGACTTGAAGCGGGAGGAATGTGCAAATTTGTTCCCTTCTGGACGGGTATATTCCCAGGCATTCCACCTGGGTGgacaagggttttttttgtcagCACATTGCAACATGGACCAGCAAAGCTCTTTCCATTGCTTCGGGCTGTTTCTGGGGATGCAGGAGAAGGGGTCGGTTAGTTTTGCTGTTGACTATGAATTTGCAGCTAGATCAAAGCCAACAGAGGAGTTCGTTAGCAAATACAAGGGAAATTACACGTTCACTGGTGGCAAGGCAGTTGGGTACCGAAACTTATTTGCCATACCATGGACGTCCTTCATGGCTGAGGACAGTCTTTATTTCATAAATGGTGTCTTGCATCTTAGAGCAGAGCTTACTATCAGACTCTAA
- the LOC133681607 gene encoding BTB/POZ domain-containing protein POB1-like isoform X2, with amino-acid sequence MDDCVVGDNQDEEGEAMVEVSPSDDEAGDGNESSWSMDCSTVVRVKTLHISSPILAAKSPFFYKLFSNGMRESEQRHVTLRINASEEAALMELMNFMYSNTLTASQAPQLLDVLMAADKFEVASCMRYCSRQLRNLSMTPESALLYLELPSSVLMAEAVQPLTDAAKQYLAARYKDMTKFQEEVMALPLAGIEAILSSDDLQVASEDAVYDFVLKWARAQYPKLEERREVLGARLARYIRFPYMTCRKLKKVLTCTDFEHDAASKLVLEALFFKGEPPHRQRTLAAEESATSNRRFVERAYKYRPVKVVEFELPRQQCVVYLDLKREECANLFPSGRVYSQAFHLGGQGFFLSAHCNMDQQSSFHCFGLFLGMQEKGSVSFAVDYEFAARSKPTEEFVSKYKGNYTFTGGKAVGYRNLFAIPWTSFMAEDSLYFINGVLHLRAELTIRL; translated from the exons ATGGATGATTGTGTGGTGGGTGACAATCAAGATGAGGAAGGAGAGGCAATGGTTGAAGTGTCACCTTCAG ATGATGAAGCTGGAGATGGTAATGAGTCATCCTGGAGCATGGATTGTTCTACAGTTGTGAGAGTTAAAACATTACACATCAGCTCTCCTATTTTAGCTGCCAAAAGTCCATTTTTCTATAAG CTCTTCTCTAATGGAATGAGGGAGTCAGAACAGCGGCACGTGACACTACGCATCAATGCCTCTG AGGAAGCTGCCCTTATGGAGTTAATGAATTTTATGTACAGCAATACCTTAACTGCTTCTCAGGCTCCCCAATTGCTTGACGTGCTAATGGCTGCCGACAAGTTTGAGGTTGCTTCATGCATGAGGTATTGCAGCCGACAGTTGCGTAACCTATCCATGACGCCAGAGTCTGCTTTGCTTTATCTGGAGCTCCCATCAAGTGTCTTGATGGCTGAAGCTGTCCAGCCATTGACTGACGCAGCAAAGCAATACCTTGCAGCCCGTTACAAGGACATGACCAA GTTCCAAGAAGAGGTAATGGCCCTGCCCTTGGCTGGAATTGAGGCAATATTATCTAGTGATGACCTGCAGGTGGCTTCAGAAGATGCTGTATATGACTTTGTATTGAAGTGGGCAAGGGCTCAGTATCCAAAATTGGAGGAACGGCGTGAAGTCCTTGGCGCACGCTTAGCACGCTACATTCGCTTCCCTTACATGACTTGCCGGAAGCTTAAGAAAGTTTTAACCTGTACTGACTTTGAGCATGATGCCGCATCCAAGCTTGTTCTTGAGGCTCTCTTTTTTAAGGGCGAGCCGCCACATCGGCAGCGAACCCTGGCAGCAGAGGAATCGGCCACCTCAAATCGTCGTTTTGTGGAGCGTGCATACAAGTATCGGCCTGTTAAAGTGGTAGAGTTTGAATTACCCAGGCAGCAGTGTGTGGTGTACCTAGACTTGAAGCGGGAGGAATGTGCAAATTTGTTCCCTTCTGGACGGGTATATTCCCAGGCATTCCACCTGGGTGgacaagggttttttttgtcagCACATTGCAACATGGACCAGCAAAGCTCTTTCCATTGCTTCGGGCTGTTTCTGGGGATGCAGGAGAAGGGGTCGGTTAGTTTTGCTGTTGACTATGAATTTGCAGCTAGATCAAAGCCAACAGAGGAGTTCGTTAGCAAATACAAGGGAAATTACACGTTCACTGGTGGCAAGGCAGTTGGGTACCGAAACTTATTTGCCATACCATGGACGTCCTTCATGGCTGAGGACAGTCTTTATTTCATAAATGGTGTCTTGCATCTTAGAGCAGAGCTTACTATCAGACTCTAA